CGACTATTTTCCTCCTCAAGGTCTTCGAGCCTTCTCGCCTCGCTCTGATCCATTCCGCCGTATTTGCGCTTCCAACGATAGAAGGTCTGCTCGCTGATGTTGAGTTCCCGGCAGATGTCCGCTAACCGGGCACCGCCCTCCACCTGTTTCAATGTCTTGATGATCTGTTCTACACTGTGTCTTTTTCTCAT
The Phragmitibacter flavus genome window above contains:
- a CDS encoding transposase, whose product is MRKRHSVEQIIKTLKQVEGGARLADICRELNISEQTFYRWKRKYGGMDQSEARRLEDLEEENSRLKRLVAD